From Methylovorus glucosotrophus:
AGCATGTGCTTACATATGATCCCGTGCGGCCCCAGATGGAAAAATTGAAGGGTATGGAGCGGGCTTACTTGCTGATGCAAGGCGAAAGCCGTTTGCAGATTCAGCAATTATTGCGACAGCTGGTACCGCAATTGCGCGCCCATCCATTAGCCAGCAAGCTGCGCTGGACGGTCGATGTAGACCCCCTGGAGTTCTAGCGCTTGTTTGTCACGGCAATGCCGCGTTAGCAGGAACCCAGGGCGTCTTCTTGATTTAAACGTGGTACTGCGGGCTCAGGGCCTTCACGGCCTTGATCATGGCTTCCGCATTTTCTGGCGGGGTATGCTGCGTGATGCCGTGGCCGAGGTTGAACACATGGCCGTGACCATGGCCGTAACTCGCCAGTATGCTGGCGACTTCTTTTTCAATCGCTTCCGGGGTCGAGAGCAGGATGGCCGGGTCCATATTGCCTTGCAGCGCCACTTGGCCGCCTACACGCTTTCTTGCCTCGCCAATATCCACCGTCCAGTCCAATCCCAATGCATCCGCGCCGATGGCCGCTTGCGTTTCCAGCCACAGGGCGCCGCCTTTGGTGAATACAATGCTGGGCACAGGGCTGCCGTCGCGTTGCTTGATCAGGCCCGCGACAATTTTTTCCATGTAAGCCAGGGAGAATTCGCGGTATGCGTTATGCGAGAGCGCGCCACCCCACGAGTCAAATATCATCACAGCCTGGGCGCCCGCTTCAATCTGGGCATTGAGGTACAGCGTGACGGTTTGCGCGGTGATATCCAGCAAATGGTGCAAGAGCGCAGGCTCGGCATAGGCCATCTTCTTGATGGTGAGGAAGTCGGTGCCACCCTGGCCTTCGACCATATAGGTGGCGAGCGTCCAGGGGCTGCCGGAAAAGCCGATGAGCGGTACGCGGCCATCCAGCGTTTTGCGTATCTGGCTGACCGCATCCGTGACATAACCGAGATCAGTGGCGATATCCGGCACATGCAGCTTGTGAATCGCGGCGGCGTCGCGCACCGGGCGTTCAAACTTCGGGCCTTCGCCTTCGACAAAATACAGCCCCAGCCCCATCGCATCGGGGACTGTCAGGATGTCGGAAAACAGGATGGCAGCATCCAGCGGATAGCGATCCAATGGCTGCATGGTGACTTCGGTGGCAAAGTCGGTGTTTTTGCACAAGCTCAGGAAACTGCCGGCATTCTTGCGCGTGGCACGGTATTCCGGCAGATAGCGTCCAGCCTGGCGCATCATCCAGACGGGGGTGTAATCGGTAGGCTGCCGCAGAAGTGCGCGTAAGAAGGTGTCGTTCTTGAGAGCTGTCATGGTGGGGGCTTTTCAAAAAAATGAGGGGATACCAGCGGTATCCCCTTGTGTCATGCCTGGTTAGCCTTATCTTGGCAGGGTGGACGATCCCATCAGGAACTCATCCACAGCGCGCGCGCATTGGCGACCTTCGCGGATGGCCCATACCACCAGGGATTGACCGCGGCGCATATCGCCAGCAGCAAATACCTTGGCAGACGAGGTTGCATAGCAGCCTTCGCCATCGGTGCTTGCCTTGGCATTGCCGCGCGCATCTTTCTCAACGCCAAATGCGTCCAGTACCTTTTGTACCGGGCTGACAAAGCCCATAGCCAGCAGCACCAGATCCGCCTTGATGGTGAATTCGGAACCTGGAATCTCGACCATTTTGCCGTCTTTCCACTCTACACGTGCGCCCTTGAGTGCGACGACTTTGCCGTTTTCACCAATCAATTCCTTGGTGGTGATGGACCAGTCGCGATCACAGCCTTCTTCATGGGAGCTGGAAGTGCGCATCTTGAGTGGCCAGTTCGGCCAGACCAGTTCCTTGTTTTCCTTTTCAGGCGGTTGTGGCATCAGTTCAAATTGCGTGATGGAAGCAGCACCATGACGGTTGGAAGTCCCCACGCAATCGGAACCGGTATCACCGCCACCAATCACGACGACATGCTTGCCGGTTGCCATGATTTGGTTGGGGATGGTATCGCCTGCGACCACTTTGTTTTGTGGCGTCAGGAAATCCATGGCGAAATGCACACCGTCCAGTGCACGGCCAGGCACTGGCAAGTCGCGAGGATATTCGGCGCCGCCCGCCAGAATGACCGCGTCAAATTCCTTGGTGAGCTCATCAGCGCTGACGTTTTCGCCCACATTCTGACCTGTGCGGAATTCAACGCCTTCCGCGCGCATTTGCTCCATGCGGCGATCAATATGGCTTTTTTCCATCTTGAAGTCAGGGATGCCATAGCGCAACAGGCCACCAATGCGGCTTTCCTTTTCCAGCACCACCACGTCGTGGCCTACGCGAGCCAGTTGTTGTGCCGCTGCCAGGCCTGCCGGGCCGGAGCCAACGATGGCGACTTTCTTGCCGGTTTTGCTGGCAGGAACCTGAGGCTTCACCCAGTCGTTTTCCCAAGCCTTGTCGATGATGGCGTGCTCAATCGACTTGATGCCAACGGCATCAGCGTTGATGTTCAGCGTACAGGCCGCTTCACAGGGTGCGGGGCAGATACGGCCAGTAAACTCCGGGAAGTTATTGGTGGAGTGCAGCACGTCAATCGCATTGCGCCAATCCTGGCGATACACCAGGTCGTTCCAGTCAGGAATGATGTTGTTGATCGGGCAGCCGCTCATACAGAACGGAATGCCGCAATCCATGCAGCGAGCGCCCTGAGTCTTGGCCTGGTCATCGCTCAGGTGAAGAACGAATTCCTTGTAATTCTTGACCCGGTCATTGACTGGCAGGTTGGCCTCGGACAGACGGCCATATTCCATAAATCCTGTTACTTTGCCCATTTATGCGGCTTCCTTCTTTTCTGCAGCAGCCAGTTCATTCAGAACGCGCTTGTATTCATTAGGCAGCACCTTGATGAACTTGGCGCGTGCCTGATCCCAATCTGCCAGTATTGCCTTCGCGCGGCTGCTACCGGTGTATTCGGCGTGCTTTTCAATCAGTGATTTCAGCGTGGCTTCGTCGTGCTGACCCATGTGGTGACCGGCACCAGCAGGCGCGTGACCCGCGGCTTCCACGGCTTCCAGGCTGACCATGCTCATGTTGCAACGCTTGGCGAACATGCCATCGATGTCGTAAACATAAGCTACGCCACCCGACATACCCGCTGCAAAGTTGAGGCCAGTCTGCCCCAATACAACGACTGTGCCGCCCGTCATGTATTCACAGCCATGGTTACCCACGCCTTCAACTACCGCGGTGGCACCCGAGTTGCGCACACAGAAACGCTCGCCTGCCACGCCATTGAAATAGCTCTGGCCGGAGGTGGCGCCATACATCACGGTATTACCCGCGATGATGTTGTCTTCCGGTACACCACGGAACGCCTTGGGCGGCTTGATCACAATGCGGCCGCCACAGAGGCCCTTGCCCACGTAATCGTTGCCTTCGCCGGTCAGTTCGAAAGTGATGCCTTGCGTCAGGAAGGCAGCAAAACTCTGCCCTGCGGTGCCGCTCAGCTTCACGGTGATGGTGTCGTCAGGCAAGCCTGCACGGCCATAACGGCGGGCAATTTCGTGCGAAAGCATGGTGCCCACGGTACGGTTGGTATTGACGATAGCTGTCTCGATGACGGTCTTCTCGCCTTTTTCCAGCGCGTTGCCTGCCTGGGCAATCAGCTTGTTGTCCAGCGCCTTTACCAGGCCGTGATCTTGCGTCTCGTTGTTGCGACGGGACACGGTTTCATCAACCTTGGGCTGGTGGAATACCTTGGTGAAATCCAGGCCACTGGCCTTCCAGTGGTCAATGCCTGCTTGCATATCCAGCAGATCAGCACGACCGATCAGGTCTTCAAACTTGCGGATACCCATGCTGGCCATCAGTTCACGTACTTCTTCAGCAACGAAGAAGAAGTAATTCACGACGTGCTCAGGCTGGCCGGTAAATTTCTGGCGCAGGACGGGATCCTGGGTAGCCACACCGACCGGGCAAGTGTTCAGGTGACACTTGCGCATCATGATACAGCCCTCAACCACCAGCGGTGCCGTGGCAAAGCCGAACTCATCGGCACCTAGCAGGGCGCCTATCATGACGTCACGACCGGTTTTCATCTGGCCATCCACTTGAACAACCACACGACCGCGCAACTGGTTCAGCACCAGGGTCTGCTGTGTTTCGGCCAGGCCCAGTTCCCATGGGGTGCCGGCATGCTTGATGGAGGAAATCGGCGATGCGCCGGTACCACCGTCATGACCTGCAACCACGATATGGTCAGATTTTGCTTTTGCTACACCGGCGGCAACGGTGCCGATGCCGGTTTCCGATACCAGCTTGACCGATACTGAAGCCTTGGGATTGGCATTCTTGAGGTCATGGATCAGCTGAGCCAGATCTTCAATCGAGTAAATGTCATGGTGTGGTGGTGGCGAAATCAGGCCAACACCTGGCACCGAGAAGCGCAACTGGGCGATATAGGAACTAACCTTGTGGCCTGGCAGCTGACCGCCTTCGCCCGGCTTGGCACCTTGCGCCATCTTGATCTGAATCTGGTCAGCATTCGCCAGATATTCTGCGGTAACACCGAAACGACCAGACGCAACCTGCTTGATGCTGGAACGCAGGGAGTCGCCTGCCAGCATGGGCACGTCTTTCTCAATGCGATCCTTGCCCAGTACTTCTGCCAGCGAGCTGGCCTTGGCCACCGGGATGAAACGCTTGGGATCCTCACCACCCTCGCCGGTGTTGGAGCGACCGCCAATACGGTTCATGGCGATAGCCAGCGTGGCATGGGCCTCGGTAGAGATGGAGCCCAGGGACATGGCGCCAGTGGCAAAGCGCTTGACGATTTCCTTGGCGGGTTCCACTTCTTCCAGCGGCACAGGTGCACCGGCTGACTTGATATCGAACAGGCCGCGCAGCGTCATGTGACGGCGGGTCTGATCGTTGATCAGCTTGGCGTATTCCTTGTAAGTGCTGGCACTGTTGGTGCGAGTGGCATGCTGCAGCTTGGCAATGGAATCAGGCGTCCACATATGCTCTTCACCGCGTACACGGAAGGCGTACTCGCCGCCTGCTTCCAGCGCATTGCTCAGAACCGGGTCGTTACCAAACGCCGATTGATGCTGGCGCAGGCTTTCTTCGGCCACTTCATTCAGGCCTATACCTTCAATGGTGGTGGCTGTGCCGGTAAAGTACTTGGCGATGAACGGGCTGTTGAGGCCGATCGCTTCAAAGATCTGCGCGCCACAGTAGGATTGGTAAGTGGAAATGCCCATCTTGGACATGACCTTATGCAGGCCCTTGCCAATCGCCTTGACGAATTTCTTGTGACCTTCCTTGATGTCGCCGCCTTTGCCTTCTGCGCTCAGCATGTTGCTGATGGTTTCAAAAGCAAGCCATGGGCAGATTGCTTCGGCGCCATAGCCGCCCAGCAGCGCGAAATGATGCACTTCGCGGGCAGAGCCGGTGTCGATGACTAGGCCGGTATTGGTGCGCAAGCCAGCGCGTACCAGAGACTGGTGGGTCGCAGAACAGGCCAGCAATGCCGGGATGGCGATACGGTCAGGACTTACCTGACGGTCAGACAGGATCAGCAGGTTGAAGCCGTTGTGCACGGCATCCGCCGCAGCTTTGCACAGAGATTCAATCGCGGCAGCCATGCCTTGCTTGCCTTGTGCGGCAGCATAGGTGATGTCCAGCGTCAGCGTGCGGTAACGGCCCTGGGTCAGGCTGTCGATCGCTTTCAGCTGTTCGAGCTCGTCCAGCGTCAATACAGGCTGGCTCGCTTCCAGGCGGATAGGCGGGTTGGTTTCATCAATACCCAAGAGGTTAGGCTTGGGGCCAATGAAGGTGACCAGCGACATGACCAGCTCTTCGCGGATCGGATCGATAGGCGGATTGGTGACCTGCGCAAACAGCTGCTTGAAGTAGGTGTAGAGTGGCTTGGGCTTGTTGGACAGCACTGGCAGAGCGCTGTCGTTACCCATGGAGCCTGCACCCTCTTCACCATTGGTGATCATGGGTTGCAATACAAACTTCAGGTCTTCCTGCGTGTAGCCAAAGGCTTGTTGCAGGTCGAGCAGGTTGGCATTCAGCTCCAGCTTGGTTTCTACCTTGGGCAGATCGCCCAGGAAGTAACGGGATTTTTCAATCCACTCACGGTATGGCTTGGCTTGTGCCAGGCTTTGCTTGACTTCAGCGTCGTCGATAATGCGACCTTGTTCCATGTCGATCAGGAACATCTTGCCGGGTTGCAAACGCCATTTCTTGACGATTTTTTCTTCCGGGAAGGTCAGCACACCCATTTCGGATGCCAGCATGACGTGGTCATCATCGGTAATCAGATAACGGGCGGGGCGCAGGCCGTTACGGTCCAGCGTGGCGCCTATCATGCGGCCATCGGTAAAGGCCACGGCGGCAGGGCCATCCCATGGCTCCATCAGCGCAGCGTGGTATTCGTAGAAAGCGCGACGGTCTTCGTCCATCAAGGTGTTGCTGGACCAGGCTTCCGGAATCAGCATCATCATGGCGTGCGGCAATGAATAGCCACCAGCGACCAGCAGTTCCAGCGCATTGTCGAATGCAGCGGAGTCGGACTGGCCTTCCACGATCAGTGGCCACAGTTTTTCCAGGTCTTCACCCATCAGGGCGGAGCGCATGGACTCGTGGCGGGCAGCCATCCAGTTGACGTTACCCTGCATGGTGTTGATTTCACCATTGTGGGCAATCATGCGGAATGGGTGCGCCAGATCCCAGGCTGGGAAGGTATTGGTCGAGAAACGCTGGTGTACCAGTGCCAGGGCGGACACCATGGTCTCGTCCTGCAGGTCCTGGTAATAGATGCCGACTTCATTTGCCAGCAGCATGCCCTTGTAAACCAGGGTGCGTGAGGACAAGGAAGGAATGTAGAACTGGTTGCCGTCTTCCAGCTTCAGGGCGCGAACGGCATGTTCAACGCGTTTGCGAATAACGAACAGCTTGCGCTCGAAGGCGTTCTGGTCGGCTGTGGCCGGGCCGCGCGCAATGAATACCTGACGCATGACAGGTTCAACCGCACGCGCTTGATCGGCGATATTGCTGTTATCGCGTGGCACATCGCGCCAGCCCAGCAGGGTCTGGGCTTCTTCGTGCACGATGCGGGCAATGATCGACTCACAGGCTTCGCGACCGTTTTGCGATTGCGGCAGAAACACGATGCCACAGGCGTACTCGCCTTCGGCAGGCAGCGTGATATTGAGCTTGGTGGCTTCCTTGCGCAGGAAGGCATCGGGCAACTGAATCAGGATGCCAGCACCGTCGCCCAGCTTGGGGTCGTAGCCGGTGGCGCCACGGTGGGTCAGGTTAGCCAGAATCTGCAGGCCCTGCTCCACGATCTTGTGGCTTTTTTTGCCCTTGATGTGCGCGATCATGCCGACGCCACAGGCGTCGTGCTCATTGCCCGGATTGTAAAGGCCCTGCATTTCAGGGTTCGTCACTGTTGCTGTTTCATTCATTGGCGTATTCACTCGCGTTACCAAACTCATGTCTCCATCTCATCTTTCGACACTGCTGCATCTTTGTAAGGCACTAATTAGAACCGGGCGCCTTGTTCTTCCCTCATCCCGTCGCGCTAATCGAGGGGGTTCGTGGAGTTTTTTATTGGTGCTTGCTGTCCTGCGTGGCCGAAATTATCGCTGGGCCATAAAATATTTAGCGGAACCTTCAATGTTACCGTTAAAGGGTTATAAGTTCAATCACATAGGGCTAAAAAAGCATGAAACCCTATGTAGTTAAAGCGGCTTACTTTTTCCAGCTGGCAAAAATCTTTTCTGCAGCGGCGATGCTGAGGTCGATTTCCTTGTCGCCATGCGCTGCTGATACAAACCCAGCCTCAAACGCTGAAGGTGCCAGATAAACGCCCTCATCCAGCATGGCATGGAAGAAGCGGTTGAAGGCTTCTTTGTCAGACTGCATCACGTCAGCATAGCTTTGCGGCACCTCGGCGCTGAAATACAGGCCGAACATCCCGCCCACACTTTGTGCACTAAATTCAATATCGTGCGCTTTTGCTGCATTTGCAAGGCCCTGCACAAAACGCTGGGTGCTGGCTTCCAGCGCTGCGTGGAAGCCAGGTGCCTGTATCAGTTTCAGCGTGGCCATGCCCGCAGCAACGGCCACCGGATTGCCAGATAAAGTGCCTGCCTGGTAAACCGGGCCAACGGGCGCCAGACACTGCATGATGTCGCGTCGACCGCCGAAAGCCCCTACGGGCAGGCCGCCACCAATGACTTTGCCCAGTGTTGTCAGGTCCGGGGTAATGCCATAGCGCGCCTGTGCGCCACCCAGCGCCACGCGGAAACCGGTCATCACTTCATCAAAAATCAGCACTGCACCGTGCTGGGTACATTGCGCCCGCAATGCTTCCAGAAAACCGGCTGCCGGGGCGATCAGATTCATGTTGCCCGCAACCGGCTCTACGATTACACAAGCAATTTCGTTGCCAATCTCCGCAAACAGCTGTTCGACGGCGGCGATGTTGTTGTATTCCAGCGTCAGCGTATGCGCGGCGACTTCAGGTGGCACGCCTGCCGAGCTTGGGGTACCAAAGGTCAACAGACCGGAGCCCGCCTTCACCAGCAGGGCATCGGCATGGCCGTGATAGCAGCCTTCAAACTTGACGATCTTGCTGCGGCCCGTGAAGCCACGCGCCAGGCGAATGGCGCTCATGGTGGCTTCGGTGCCGGAGCTGACCAGCCGTAACTGCTCCATGCTGGGGACCAGCTTGCTTACCAGCTCGGCCATATCCAGCTCGCGCGCAGTTGGCGCACCAAACGACAGGCTGTCGCCCGCAGCCGTGCGCACGGCCTCGATCACTTGCGGATGGGCATGGCCCAGTACCATAGGGCCCCAGGAGCCCACATAATCCACATAGGCTTTGTCATCTTCATCCCACAGCCAGGCGCCAGCGCCGCGCTTGAAAAATACCGGCGTGCCGCCGACAGAGCGAAAAGCACGAACGGGCGAATTGACGCCGCCGGGAATGAGTTTTTGGGATTGTTCGAAGAGTTGCTGGTTACGAGAGGTCATGATGAGCTCGGTCCATTGTAAAGTCGGGAAAATTGTTGCGCGGTACGGCGGATATCGGAGGATCCCCAGAGGCTGCCAATCACCGCCAGCATGTCGGCACCGGCGGCAACGGCCTGAGGCGCGTTGTCCAGCGTGATGCCGCCGATGGCAACCTTGGGCACGGTCAATGCCGGATTCATATTGAACAGGCTGAGGGCCGCTTCTGGCGCCTGGGGTTTGGTTTGCGAACTGAAACAGGCACCAAATGCGACATAGTCTGCGCCGGCCGCTTGTGCTTGCAAGGCAAGGTCAATGCGGTTGTAACATGACGCGCCCAGTAGCTTGTTGCCGATGCGCTGGCGCGTGGCCGCAATATCGCCATCGGTACCGCCGATGTGCACGCCATCAGCATCCAGCGCCAGGCAAAGCTTGACGTGATCATTGATGATCAGGGGTACGCCATGTTGCCTGCAGATGGCGAGCAAGGCTTGCGCCTGCGCAATGCGCAGCACGTGTCCAGCCTGTTTGTTGCGGTATTGCACCAGCGTCGCACCGCCGAGAATAGCCTCGGTGACTATCTCGCAGAGGCGCTCCGTATCGTCCAGGTCCGGGGTGACAGCGTACAGCCCTTTAATTGGCGTCATCCTCTTCATCCCTTGCCCAGAACATGCGATCAGGAATGTATTGGCCCATGCCCGGACGGAATCCGTATTTCAGGGTTTTCCAGGTGTATTCCTGTGCTTCCAGAATGGCTTCTTCAATGGACAAGCCATGAGCGATGCACGCAGCAATCGCGGAAGTCAGGGTGCAGCCGGAGCCATGGTAGCTGCCCGGCAGGCGTTCCCAGTTATAGGCCTTGATCAGGCCGCTTTCGCCGTACAGCGTATTGATGACTTCCTGTGAGCGTTCGTGGGTGCCGGTGATCAGCACGTATTCGCATCCCATGCCGAGCAGGCGGTCGGCGCTTTCGTCCAGCGAGGCATGTTCGATGGCATCGGAATCATCATCGTGAAACGCCAAGCGACGTGCTTCCAGGCTATTCGGCGTAATCATGGTGGCCTGGGGGAACAGCAGGTCTATCATGGCTGCCTGCATTTCTTCGTTTGCCAGTTCGTCGCCACGGCCAGAGGATAAAACCGGGTCGATCAGCAAAGGCACATCCGGGTAATCAGCCACGATTTCGGCAATGACGGCGACATTTTCCACGCTACCCAGCATGCCGATTTTAAAGGCGGAAACCTGCATGTCTTCCAGGATGGTGCGCGCCTGGTCATTGACCCAGTCGGCATCAAACATCATGACATTTTCGACGCCCACGGTATCCTGTACAGTAATTGCTGTTACAACAGAAAGCGGGTGGCAGCCTATGCTGGCCAATGTCAGCAGATCAGCCTGCAAGCCTGCGCCACTGCTGGGATCGGTAGCGGCAAAGGTCATCACGGTAGGGGGCATCAGATTCATGGTGTTGGTTCCGGGTGTTGACCGTATCAAGGTGGGCGGTGAGATGCTTAGAGGCGCTGACAGAGCGCTGGTTCTGCTATCAAGAATGCTATTTTAACTTAAATTACCCGCTAACAATAAACGAGGAGAAAAGCCCATGAAAACATGGATGTGCAATATTTGCGGCTGGCTGTACGAAGAAGAAAAAGGCTGTCCGGAAGATGGCATTCCGCCTGGCACACGCTGGGAAGACGTGCCCCCCAACTGGACGTGCCCGGAATGCGGCGCCCGCAAGGAAGACTTCGACATGATCGAAATCTGAGCATGCTGAACTTGCCTGCGCTGGTGAAATCTCATTGCCACCACTGTTCACCAGCCGCTACGCTAGCCGTGGTGGGGCATATGCGCAATCTTTCATGACCGATATACAAAACAGCTTTCAGCTGGAGTTTGTTGCTTATTTTTCCATGCATCTGGAAAACATCCACTTGCAGATAACCGGCAGCAAAGACACCAGGCAACGCGACCGCTACATGCAGCTGATCGAGATGATCAACCAGGCGCCGTTTGATCTGGCCTTGCAGAAATACCAGCAAATTGCCCTGGCGGATGCCGACATCACCATGTTTTCAGACTCGATGATCAAAACCGCCAAACGCCTCGCCTGCCAGGAGCTGGGCTTGCCCGAGACTTCTGCCGACCGTATTGAATAAGGATTAGCTCGCCCGGATGTTACCTGCTTACGTATTGCTCGACCTGGAAACCACCGGTGCCACGCCGCTGGTGGACCGTATCACCGAAATCGCCCTCATCCGCTTTGAAAACGGCCAGGAAGTCAGCCGCTGGCAAACGCTGGTGAATCCCGAGACCGCCATTCCGCCGTTTATTCAACGCTTGACCGGCATAGACGATGGCATGGTGGCAACCGCTCCGCACTTCAGGGAAGTGGCAGGTGAGCTGCTCGACCATCTCGAAGGCGCCGTGCTGTGTGCGCACAATGTCCGCTTTGATCACGGCTTCCTTAAAAATGAATTCAAGCGCATCGGTATAGACCTGCGGCAAAAAGTGCTGTGCACGGTCAAGCTGTCGCGCAAACTTTACCCGCAACACCGCAGCCACAGTCTGGATAGCATCATCGAGCGCCACTCCCTGCAATGCGGCGCCCGCCATCGCGCCATGGGTGATGTTGTGGCGCTGGTGGATTTTCTTCGTGCAGCGGAAGCGGAGTTGGGCCCGGTAGTCATCGCGCAAGCCGCACGCGAGTTGCTCAAAGGCCATACCCTGCCCAGCGGGATTGACGCCAGCATCCTGGAGGATATTCCCGAAGGCCCCGGCGTTTATCTGTTTTATGGCGATAACCAGATGCCTTTGTACATCGGCAAAAGCATCAATATCCGCAGTCGTGTGCTATCGCATTTCAGTGGTGATCATGCCTCCACCAAGGAGATGCGCATCTCGCAAGAGGTCAAGCATATTGAGTGGATAGAAACCGCAGGTGAGTTTGGTGCCCTGATGCTGGAGTCGCGTCTGGTAAAAGAACGCCAGCCCATCTACAACCGTCGGTTACGTCGGGAGCGTCAGCTATGCTCCTGGCGACTGGCAGCCAGTCATGACGCCAGGCCCCTGCTTACGCTGGTACGTGAAGAAGAAATTGATCCGCCAGAGCTCGGGCAACTGTTTGGCACCTTTCGCAGCAAGCGCCAAGCGGTAGAGGTGTTGCGGCAGATTGCCGAGAACCATGCCCTCTGCCCGAAAGTGCTGGGTCTGGAAAGCGGCAAAGGCCCCTGCTTTGCCCACCAGCTCCGCAAATGCAAAGGGGTATGCGCAGGCAAGGAAGCGGCAGAACTGCATTACCTCCGTCTGCAGCAGGCGCTGGCCGCGCATCGCATGAAAACCTGGCCCTACCCGGGCAAGATCGGCATTCATGAGCGAAATCCCCTCACCGGACAAAGCCAGCTGCATGTGTTTGAGCATTGGTGTGCGCTGGGTAGCGTTGACGATGAAGCCAGCCTGCACAGTCTCGCCAGTTCAAAGGCGGATCTGATGTTTGATCTGGATACCTACAAGCTTCTGCTGAGAGAGCTGGCCAAAGCCACTGCTAATATCAAATGTCTGGTGACAGGCACAACCATGGTGTCTTCAAGCGTGCAGTCAAGGGAATATTGGGTGGAGCTGCAGCCAGCTGTTCTGGCATGTGAGGGGCAGAAAACTGGAGCGGGCGACGGGAATCGAACCCGCGTATCGAGCTTGGGAAGCTAGCGTTCTACCATTGAACTACGCCCGCATGGGGTCGTATTCTAAATGGCGGGCTGGTGTCGTTGCAAACGAATCCTGCATATTTATCGGCTGGGCTCACGCTTGGCGTGTATTCCATGATGATGGACTCAGCTTTTGCCGTAGCGTTTTTTTGCCTGTTCGCGACAGGCATTCTGTTCGTTGCCACTCAAGGCTGAACATTTCTTGAGGGCATCATCCAGCTGGGCTTCGGTGCGGTTGTCGGGCATGCGTTCGGCAGCGATGGCGGTAAATGCACTGTCGCGCTCACCCCTCGCCTTGCTGATGCATACGCGCTTGGTGTCCTCTTCTATCATGCCCTGGCAGGTTTGCTTGGCCACGTTGTAATTGGACTCGGCTTTTTCCTGCTCGGCTTCTATCCATGCCGCCTGACTGCCTTTGAACTGCGCTTCCAGCTCGGTGAGCTGAATATTGCGGTTGGCGCGCGCCTGCTCAAGGCAGACTTCGCTGTCATTGCCACTAACGTGGTCGCACAGGGCTTTCTCTTGTTGATAAGCTTCCTGCACCCGCACTTTGCCCGCTTCGTAATTGGGTTTGCTGATGGGGGCCGCATGGGCGACCGCGCCAATCAGCAACAGGAGCAGGCTGGCATGGCGAATCAGATGATGAGTCTGCATGCACGCTCCTTACGGCTTAATGCCAGGTAGAGTCCCGGCTAAAGCTCTCAATCTGTTTTTCGGCTTCTTCCTTGGAAATGCCATAGAGCTCCTGCAACTTGCCTGACAGCATTTCGCGGTTGCCCTTGATCTGTTCAAACTGGTCGTCGGTGAGCTTGCCCCACTGCTGACGCACCTTGCCTTTCAGTTGTTTCCAGTTACCTTCTACTTGGTCCCAGTTCATGCTGATCTCCTTTGCTTTTAATGAGAGAGGAATACTGCTTGGTGAGTGTTCAGATTAGAGGGCGCGAGCGCAGGGAGGTAGTCGGAGCGGACTGAATTAATTGTCGGAGAATCCTTACATAGCCTGCCTGGTGCTAGGCAAGCCGGTACAGCACCAGTGTTATTCGAGCGGTTGCAAGCGCGCGTATGTCTTACGAAAATCGGAAACCCGCTGTTCTATGATCTCGCCAGGGATGGATGGCCGTGTAGCCTGTGCCGACCCTTGCTGGGTGCGCTCACATGCCAGCTTGTCTTCCTGAAAGATAAGATGGGTGAAGTGTATGTTTTCCTTCATGATGGACTGCATG
This genomic window contains:
- a CDS encoding glutamate synthase subunit beta, whose amino-acid sequence is MGKVTGFMEYGRLSEANLPVNDRVKNYKEFVLHLSDDQAKTQGARCMDCGIPFCMSGCPINNIIPDWNDLVYRQDWRNAIDVLHSTNNFPEFTGRICPAPCEAACTLNINADAVGIKSIEHAIIDKAWENDWVKPQVPASKTGKKVAIVGSGPAGLAAAQQLARVGHDVVVLEKESRIGGLLRYGIPDFKMEKSHIDRRMEQMRAEGVEFRTGQNVGENVSADELTKEFDAVILAGGAEYPRDLPVPGRALDGVHFAMDFLTPQNKVVAGDTIPNQIMATGKHVVVIGGGDTGSDCVGTSNRHGAASITQFELMPQPPEKENKELVWPNWPLKMRTSSSHEEGCDRDWSITTKELIGENGKVVALKGARVEWKDGKMVEIPGSEFTIKADLVLLAMGFVSPVQKVLDAFGVEKDARGNAKASTDGEGCYATSSAKVFAAGDMRRGQSLVVWAIREGRQCARAVDEFLMGSSTLPR
- the hemE gene encoding uroporphyrinogen decarboxylase; this translates as MTALKNDTFLRALLRQPTDYTPVWMMRQAGRYLPEYRATRKNAGSFLSLCKNTDFATEVTMQPLDRYPLDAAILFSDILTVPDAMGLGLYFVEGEGPKFERPVRDAAAIHKLHVPDIATDLGYVTDAVSQIRKTLDGRVPLIGFSGSPWTLATYMVEGQGGTDFLTIKKMAYAEPALLHHLLDITAQTVTLYLNAQIEAGAQAVMIFDSWGGALSHNAYREFSLAYMEKIVAGLIKQRDGSPVPSIVFTKGGALWLETQAAIGADALGLDWTVDIGEARKRVGGQVALQGNMDPAILLSTPEAIEKEVASILASYGHGHGHVFNLGHGITQHTPPENAEAMIKAVKALSPQYHV